The following coding sequences are from one Microcebus murinus isolate Inina chromosome 31, M.murinus_Inina_mat1.0, whole genome shotgun sequence window:
- the LOC142865688 gene encoding uncharacterized protein LOC142865688: protein MVAKLSHYCTKDLLPEQGTKDPLQKSITRLYGSCDLENIYLRRDEECVAECKKQKVCSDGLTQCLSTCRRKIFKSDKCIKVFSKSSNLNRHKTRHTGEKSFKLKECSKTFNHSSNVSGHRKIHTTQKSYKCEECGKPFNFCSKLIIHRRIHTGEKPYKCEECGKAFTQCIHLTQHKRIHTGEKPYKCEECDKAFIQFSILSRHKRIHTGEKPYKCEECGKAFNWSSTLSLHKRIHTGEKPYICEECGKPFNCCSKLIIHRRIHTGEKPYKCEECGKAFTQCIHLTQHKRIHTGEKPYKCEECDKAFIQFSILSQHKRIHTGEKPYKCEECGKAFKWSSTLSLHKRIHTGEKPYKCEECGKAFNQSSILTRHKKIHTGEKPYKCEECDKAFNRSSHLTEHKRIHTGEKHYKCEECGKAFTQCSGLTQHKRIHTGEKP, encoded by the exons ATGgttgcaa aactatcTCACTATTGCACCAAAGACCTATTACCAGAGCAGGGTACAAAAGACCCCTTGCAGAAATCAATCacgagactatatggaagctgtgaccttgaaaatatatacttaagaagAGATGAGGAGTGTGTGgctgagtgtaagaagcagaaagtatgttctgatggtcttacccaatgtttgtcaacttgccgtagaaaaatcttcaaaagtgacaaatgtataaaagtctttagcaaatcatcaaatctaaatagacacaagacaagacatactggagagaaaagtttcaaacttaaagaatgtagcaaaacatttaaccacagctctaatgtttctggacatagaaaaattcataccacacagaaatcctacaagtgtgaagaatgtggaaaaccctttaacttttgctcaaaacttattatacatcggagaattcacactggagagaaaccctacaaatgtgaagaatgtggtaaagcctttacccagtgcatacaccttactcaacataaaagaatccatactggagagaaaccctacaaatgtgaagaatgtgacaaagcctttatccagttctcaatccttagtcgacataaaagaattcatactggtgagaaaccctacaaatgtgaagaatgtggcaaagcctttaactggtCCTCAACCCTTagtctacataaaagaattcatactggagagaaaccctacatatgtgaagaatgtggaaaaccctttaactgttgctcaaaacttattatacataggagaattcacactggagagaaaccctacaaatgtgaagaatgtggtaaagcctttacccagtgcatccaccttactcaacataaaagaatccatactggagagaaaccctacaaatgtgaagaatgtgacaaagcctttatccagttctcaatccttagtcaacataaaagaattcatactggcgagaaaccctacaaatgtgaagaatgtggcaaagcctttaaatGGTCCTCAACCCTTagtctacataaaagaattcatactggagagaaaccctacaaatgtgaagaatgtggcaaagcctttaaccagtcctcaatccttactcgacataaaaaaattcatactggagagaaaccctacaaatgtgaagaatgtgacaaagcctttaaccggtcctcacaccttactgaacataaaagaattcatactggagagaaacattacaaatgtgaagaatgtggcaaagcctttactcagtGTTCaggccttactcaacataaaagaattcatactggagagaaaccctaa